CTAGGGCAAGGAGATCGGACGGCCAAACATTGCcggatctcactcaaactccgGGAGAAGATTCTTTGCAAGTAGCTCCacctattgattaggtttgattcttcctttACCTCTTCTTGTAGTTTGTTATCCAtccttgttgatgatgatggtggtaatGTCATACAAAACCCTCTCCTATGAATGTTGTTGCCCTCATGcatgtaaacctctagttagctagagaggAACCATTGTAACCCATTGTTGACATAGTGGATGaatgtttaagaggctctaaggagtcccatGGTTTTTCTCTTGATTAGTAGGGTTTTTCATGCTAAAATTGTGTTCTTGCATTGTTGTATATTTGTTCATCTTATTCTAACAAGATTTGAGGGGTTTGAGAGTGTTTTGAGCTTGTTTTGAAGCTTTAAAGACTTGTAGATACTTGGGAAGACTTTTTGAAGCCTCAAGGATCTTGTTCGAGGTTGTTTGCAGTTTATGCAGGCTGTATACGGGCCGCGCAAGTTTGCCAGTGAAGTTCGCGGGCGTTTTGTGGCCGCATGAGACCCGCACATGAACAATGATTTTACTACAGTGTCTGAAATAGTACCGTGAATAGTAACTTTACTACATTAAACCTATAGACAAAAAGGCTCGCGGCAAGCTCTCGCCGGCATACCGGCCGCACAGGATCGAGCAATGAGGTTCACGGCCAAGTCTACGCTACATACAGGGCGCGCATGAACAGTAATAGTGTTACAGTGCAGTGAACAGTAGAATTACTACAGTGACTTCCGCAGTTTTTCATTGTTCCAAAAACCTGAAAACCACGACATTATCAATTATTAATGTTTAGGTTTAAAGTAGtctttttgttaaataaaatcttctacgctaaacatacatatataggaGAATCCTCAAGAATGAAGGGGTGGAGAGCTTTATATAACATCTAAATATGCATGTCAAATGCAAGCAGAAAtgccataataataataataataattcttttaatagtctatctaattttttaaactcATATTTTTAAGTTTGTTTACATTAAATTATAACTTTCTAGTCTTTCTACCATTTTAATTGAGCTATTTCAATCCCCGTTTTTTAAGATTTAGTATTAAGATTTTTAGGGTTGaggagaattaaaaaaatttaaaaaaatatacattaaaataGTGCGACTAAAAAAACGTAAGTTTAGAAAAAAGAAAGTAAgtttagaaaaggaaaagaattgTTCAAAAAAGTACacctaataattataaaaatcaaggcaATGACTCTTAACTCAATTTTCCTTTGTTTAATCAGCCTCACAGTCTCTCTAACCAGCAGAGTTCATTTAATAGCATTTTACAAATCGTTCACTATTTACATAAAACTACTAAGTTTATAGATAATGCGGTAAAAACATTCAAACACAGAACATAACATATTCAACAAAAGAAGCACACATCATCAAGTTCCTAGTTCAATGATCAAAGCTCTGTGGAAGAACTGCTCTCTTGCCAAATTTCTAATTTGCTTAAGATATTCTCTAAACTTTATCCTTCCCTCGTCAACTTCCTTCCAAATGGCTTCCATGACATCGTCTATAGCTCTGTCGACTGCCTCACTCTCAATCAAACACTTTGATGCCTCATCAACAACATCCACCACTTCCTCTATATCATCGTTAGCTCTCAACCATTCCAAGATGACTACAACATCTAAGGCCATGTTAAGCACAGCATCTCTTAGACTCATCCTCTCTTTCTCAAGCTCGtgtatgaaaaaatttaatctgTCAGCTCTTTCAAGGAGCATGCCTTGCAAGCCTAGCAAGTGCTCTATGTCTTCCTCTACTTGAGCTCTGAAACATCCCTTATCATGATGGACTTGCCTAGCAAGCTGGAGCTCAATATCCTTCCTGTTTGTCGTGATCATTTCTAAAGATTCATCAACAAAATCTGGGTATGGGGTACATATCTTAAGGACCTCGACAATTTCACGTGTTAGGTCGGATAAATTTGATCTAGGGTACTTCCATGTTTCCAGATAAGGGCAATGAGTAGAACAAGAAGACGGATCAATAAAAGGATGTTGATGATGTATCTTGGCTTCAGAGTGAGACGAAATATAGACCAGAGGGGCAGTGAAAGGATAGTCTTCTTTTAACCATATGGTCATTAGTATTGGCAGCTTCGATGGAGGCACTGTAAGATAACCGCTGACGTTTAGAAGGTGAACAACAGTGCCGTCgttatgaatataattttctGCTGAAGGGATGAATGAAGGGAAGTCATAAAAGAGTGAAAAGAGGTGTTCACGAATGAGCCATTTGAGCTCCAGATGTTTGTAGGACAAAGATCCCATGCCTGTGTCTGAGAATGTGGAGTCTATGAATTCCATGGAAGAAGATGATTGCACTGACACCATTGTCTGAAGGGCTTGTGGGAAATGAAGTCAGTGATCGAGTTCAACTGAAATGGGAGAAGATGCCACACAACTTCAAAATAGTAGACCATTTAAACTATATATCTGAAAACAACCTATCAAATTAGTAGTTAATAAAGATAAACTGGTAATAGACTTGATGTTATTGatcattaataataagcaaTGTTAATTAAGGGATCTTTGAGTCAATAGTCAGTTTTTATATATTCACGTCATTCTTTTTCTAGTTGTTTGATATAACATACATTGAAGTTATCAGTCTTTAACttgaatttgaattataatatagttttgtttaattataagaAACATATGTCGCCATTTGGCTTTTTGCCTGCagctttctttcattctttgttATCATATATATGTGGAATGTTCAATGTGGCAGGTGGAGAGTCGCTATAATTACAAGATTaactttataataaaattttatgttataCTTGAGAGCTTTTTCTCAGCAAGTAAAGAGGTGGAGAGATTCAATTGCAGGATTAAGCTAAAGTTGAAAATCTGCATCTTATTTATTAAActcttttcaaaataattgcTTTGCAcagatttttttggtttttttaaacaatattaaggaaagaagtttattttttaaaactcaatatttataatttgttttataaatttcaacTTTCAGggaacaataataattatttttgaaatggctATAATTAACTTTTAGAATATAtgcactatttttttatttttaattttaatttttgatttttttttatttaattttatatataaatgaataaatcactcCTCTTAACTGTATTGTTAAATGATGTAAAAgagttactatttttttatgacaaaatggttgaatttattttgttaatattcaATGGAtcagttatatttatatatatatatata
The DNA window shown above is from Dioscorea cayenensis subsp. rotundata cultivar TDr96_F1 chromosome 12, TDr96_F1_v2_PseudoChromosome.rev07_lg8_w22 25.fasta, whole genome shotgun sequence and carries:
- the LOC120274089 gene encoding protein ELC; amino-acid sequence: MEFIDSTFSDTGMGSLSYKHLELKWLIREHLFSLFYDFPSFIPSAENYIHNDGTVVHLLNVSGYLTVPPSKLPILMTIWLKEDYPFTAPLVYISSHSEAKIHHQHPFIDPSSCSTHCPYLETWKYPRSNLSDLTREIVEVLKICTPYPDFVDESLEMITTNRKDIELQLARQVHHDKGCFRAQVEEDIEHLLGLQGMLLERADRLNFFIHELEKERMSLRDAVLNMALDVVVILEWLRANDDIEEVVDVVDEASKCLIESEAVDRAIDDVMEAIWKEVDEGRIKFREYLKQIRNLAREQFFHRALIIELGT